The Paenibacillus wynnii DNA window AGTGATAAGGTTAATGAACAAGAACTGGTAACTGTAATATCGGACAAGACCAAGGTAGATCCTAAGCTGATTTTGCTGGTGCTGAAGCATGAGCAGACCTTTATTAATAATGCCAAGGCGGATGCTAAGGGTGAGGTCGACATCGATAATGATGATCTGGTTGATTATGTAACCAGTCAACGTGACGTTAAGTTGGACGAGCTGACAGTAGAAACTATCCTGGATGCAGAAATGGATTACTTAATGGACAAGGGCCTTGCGGGGTATGTAGATTAAGGAAGTTAGACTTCGGCTCTATGTCTAAGAGGATTAGGCAAATGGGCCGAAAATAATTATATTGCTTAGGCTTTGCATTTATTAAATATGTGTGCTACAATGAAGTTAATCAAATTTAAACCTTAATTCACATATTGTTAAAGGTTGCATTTGTGTCTATGAAGCCTTTTACAATGTGTGAATTTTTATTTGTTCGTACAATACGTAGGAATAAAAGGACATGTGTTAAATAATATATTGGAGGTAATATCATGCAAACAGGTACAGTTAAATGGTTTAACGCAGACAAAGGATTCGGTTTTATCGAGGTTGAAGGTGGAAGTGACGTATTCGTACATTTCTCCGCAATCACTGGCGACGGTTTCAAATCTTTGGACGAAGGCCAACGTGTTGAGTTCAACGTAACTCAAGGCGCTCGTGGACCACAAGCAGAAAACGTTGTAAAACTGTAATTTGAAATTCCGAACGGCCCTTAACATGAGTTAAGGGCCGTTTTTATTTAAACAACCTCTTCATTTCTCGTATCAGCATGCCATACCTACTCCCTGCGGGGAAGGTGAAATCGTCTCGATTCGAACCAAGGAGGGGAATTTAATGTATTTTCGTAAAAAATCGCTAGAAGACATCCCAACAGAAGACACAACTATATGGTCCTGTACGCAGGAATGCTGCACAGGTTGGATGCGTGATAATTTCGCATTTGAGTATGTGCCGACATGCTGGCAGTGTAACTCACCTATGACTAGAAGCATGAAGATTCTGCCGTTGCTTGTGAACAAAAACTTCGATATGAAGGCCATTAAGAAGGGTATTACCATTAACTAATTCTTCTTACTGAGAAGCGGCAATAACATAATATACTGAGGTCACTCCGTTCATCGGGGTGGCCTTTTTTTCTGGAATGTCCAGTAACATTTCCTTGACAAAGTTCAGGACTTGGAGAGAATAGAGTTGAAAACGCTAACAGAACTAATCTGTTTTAACTATACTCCAAACTACGGAAGAGGGAATACCTGTGTACGGAAAATTTAATCGTATGAATACATTGCGGAACCAAATATTTATAGGGTTTTTATTAGTCATGCTCATTATTATTGGTGTTGCTGGTGTGTTTGTTTATGAAAAGGTTTCATATTTGCTGAAAAATAATACGGAGCGGCATATCCATCAAACGGCTATCCAGGCAAGCGGCCGGCTGGATGCACTCATTGGACAAATCGACAGTTTAACGGCGCAGGTAGCCAATCACACCACGGTTCAACAGCTTTTACTTAGACAGATTGATGGAAAAAGCGTCACGTTTAATCAACGCCAGTCGCTTCTGCAAGTGGTCTCCAGCTATCAGGCGTATATGCCGAGCGTGGGTTCATTAGAGTTGTACACCTCTGATTATCAACTGCTATTTCCGATTCGGGAAGGCAGCTTAAGCACCCGGATTGACAGCCGGTATATTGAGGAAGCCAATAAACAAAAGGGAAGATTGGTCTGGATCGGAATCGATCCGAATGATGATCAGAGTCTGCTTGCGATCAGGCAGGTAAGTCTCATGAACCGTTGGTTTTCACGGGGAGGTTACCTTATAGCCCGCATACAGCGCAGTTATTTTCAATTGGATGATCCGCTCGCAGGAGCCATAAATGGGGAGTCTATTCTTCTGGCGAACAATGAGGGACAACTGTTGGGGACAGGCCCCAGCCCAAATGTAGATTTGACGCCGTTGTTGAACAGTGTGGATCAGACGGTGAATTTTATGGACAAGGAGTATGTTACAGTGAAGCAGTTGTCGGAGAAGACGAACTGGACATTGCTCGTCCTGACTCCGGTGAGCTATGTTACGGAAGGGTTATCCGTACTTAGAACGGTTTTGCTTGTTTCCGGCGGAATCGGAACACTGCTGTTTCTGATCATGTCCTTTGTCCTCTCGACTATGATTACGCGGCCCATTATCAATCTAATCCGGGCGATGCGGAAATCGCGGCTGGGCGTACTTACACCAAATCCTGTCACAGCCTCGACTATGGAGCTTAGAGAGCTGAATAATACCTATAACGGAATGGTTAGCAATATGAATGACCTAATACGGGTAGTCTATGAAAAGGAAGTCCTCCAAAGCCGAACGGAGCTTAAGGCGCTGCAGGCACAAATCAATCCGCACTTTTTATTCAATACTCTTGAGGCCTTTAACTGGTCTCTGGAGGAGAAAGGTGAGGAGGAACTGGCCGGGCTGATGGTCGCTATGTCCCGAATGTTCCGCTATATTATTGTCAATCCGAATAAGGAAGAATGGGTAACGATTGGTGAAGAGATGGATCAGGTTAAACGATACTTACAAATTATGGAGATGAGACTGGGATCGCGATTGTCCTGGAACATTGAGATGACTTCGCAGGAGGCCTTGGTGCCAGTTCCTAAGCTGCTCATTCAGCCTATAGTAGAGAATGCCATTTTGCATGGAGTAGAGAGCAGCATCGGGGAGGGTTCTATCACCATCCGTGTATCTCCCTCCGCAAGGAAGGGATGGACGAGGGTATCCGTAGAGGATAACGGCCCGGGTATGGATGCTGAAAAACTTAGCGCGCTCTATGATACCCTTGAAGGAGGCCCCTCAATTTCGACTAAAGGTACGGGCGTGGGCCTCATCAATGTTCAGAAACGATTGAAGCTTTACTATGAGGGAGAGGGAATCAAGCTTGCGGGGCTGCACATTGACAGTACTCCGTTTGAGGGAACGGTTTTCACTTTTGAAATACCTAACACTGGGGGATATACGTATGAAATTGAACATAAAAACGATTCTGATCGTGGATGATGAGCCAAGAACACGTCAGGGGATCAAACAGACTCTTGAAGTGTGGGCAGCTGGGAGTTACCGGATTGAGACAGCGAATAATGGCGTAGAAGCCTTGGAGCTTCTTCAGCATGAGGTGATTCATTTACTCATAACCGATGTTCGGATGCCGGAGGTCAGTGGACTGGATTTGATTCGTTCGCTCAATAGACACGCCCGCAGGCCGCAAATTATTGTGATCTCTGGATACGCAGAGTTCCAGTATGTGCAGCAGGCTCTTCAGCTCGGCGCAGTGAATTATTTGCTGAAGCCTCTCGATAAAAAGGAGCTTCTTGAAGTTGTAGTGGAAGCCCTTAAGCGAGAAGAGGAGCAGCAGCGCCATGAAAAATTGGAGAAGCTGGTGGATCACAAGCTTGCGGAGCTTGATCCTGGTAATAATATGAGCATTGGGGAGCCGGTCAGAGAGGCACTCTTATATTTGGAGCAGCATTTGCATGAGACATTGACTATGGCGGATATGGCACAGCGGTTGCACCTGAACGCCAGTTATTTCAGCGTGTTGTTCAAAGATCAGGTTGGACTGCCTTTTAGCGAATATTTATCACGTCTACGAGTTCAACGGGCTAAGGAATTGCTTGTTCATACCCGGCTGTCTGTGGGCGAAATCGCAGAGAAGGTAGGTTACCAGACGGATAAGTATTTCATAAAAGTATTTAAAACACAGGAAGATCTCAGTCCAAGCCGTTACCGACAGCAGATGACAGGTACTTCTGACGAAATCCAATAATAGTGGAGTTATTGCCAATAGCCGTTATCTTATGGACATAAGACTCCGGTGATAGAATTGATTTGAGAGCGGTTACACAAATCGCGCTAAAACAAACCATGGAGGTTATAATTCATGTCCAAGAACAAGGTGACCCAGGGATTGCTCCTGACTTTAGTCTTAATGCTCGTTCTAGCGGGCTGCGGCGGTAAGAATAACAATGCTACAAACGCTGCGAACGGGGGCAATACACCAGCAACTGATGCTACTGCTGAGCAGAAAGTTACGATCAACATGATGCACTTATGGCCGGCTGGAGTTTCAGCCCAACAGAATAAGCTGGTAAATCAGATTATTGATCAATATCAGACGGACCACCCGAATGTAACCATTAAGGAAGAGGTTCTGGACAACGAACAATACAAAAACAAGCTCAAAGTATTGTCAGCTTCCAACGAACTTCCTGATGTCGGTATCACTTGGGCTGCCGGATTCATGGAGCCTTATGTGAAAGGCGGATTGTTCGCTCCGATTGATGATATTAAAGACGGAGCATTGCTTAAAGATAAATTCGTTGCAGGTACGACAGAAGCTTATGCTATTGATGGTAAAACTTATGCCCTACCGATTGAGTTGAACATTTCCCCGATCTATTATAATAAAGCTATTTTTGAAAAGTATAACCTGCAAGCGCCTACAACTTACACTGAATTTAAGGAAGTTGTGAAAACGCTGTCTGAAAACGGTATCGCACCAATAGCTCTTGGAAATAAAGATCGTTGGACAGGTTCACTTTGGTACATGTATCTGGCTGACCGGATTGCCGGCAATGATACATTGAAGAATGCCATTGCAGGTTCAGGAACCTTTGATGACCCGGGTCTGGTACAAGCAGCAACCGAAATTCAAACCCTTGTAGAAATGAACGGATTCAATAAAGGCTTCAACGGTTTGTCGAACGATGAAGGCAAAGCTGAGTTTATGAACGAAAAAGCAGGCATGTATCTGATGGGTACTTGGGAGCTGCCTAACTTTACAACCAATCCTGATATCCCGCAAGAATTCAAGGATAAAGTTGGATTCTTCAAATTCCCGACTGTGGAAAATGGTAAAGGCAACATCAACAGCTGGGTTGGCGGCCCGGGCGTAGGATTGTTCGTAGCTGAAAACTCTAAGGTCAAAGAAGAGGCTAAAGCCTTTATGGAATACTTTGTATCTAAATGGGGTGAAGATTCTGTAACTACAGCAGGTGTTATCCCGGCTACAAAAGTAGATACGACTAAAACTGAATTGCCACAGCTTTATGTAGATCTGCTTAACGAGTTGAATAATGCCAGCAGTATAACACTCTTTGCGGATGTTCAAATGAAGCCGAGCGCGGCTCAAGTTCACTTGGATATGATTCAGGCGCTGTTTGGCAAGGCTGTGACTCCGGAGCAATTCGCAACGAAGCATAAAGAAGCCATCGAAAAAGGCAACTAATATCATAAGCATTCCGAAGCGGAGCGGGATGTATCTAGGCTTACGGATACACACTGCCCCGCTTCTTTTTAAAAAGAGATAGATAGGAGGATTTGACGATGGAGAAAGTCATGTCTAATAAGCTGGTAATTGCTCTATATGTACTGCCGTCCCTGCTGTTAATCATGGGAATTATATATATGCCTATTGTGCTTACGGGATACTATGGACTGAATGAATGGAACGGTATCGGAAAGATGACCTTTATCGGTTTGGAGAATTACAAACATCTTATACAGGATTCAACCTTTTGGAGCAGTGCATTTCACTCCTTTGAGCTCGCATTATTCTCAGGAATCAGCCTTATCGGGTACCTGCTCATCGCTTTAGTGCTTTCGGGCAAAATTAAAGGTGCTAACCTGCTTCGTAAAATTTATCTGATTCCAATGCTGCTGTCTTCCGTAGCCATTGCTCAGTTGTGGATGAAAATTTACCACCCTACAAATGGGGTACTTAATACCCTGCTCATGTCCCTTGGTGTCGATAACCCTCCCGCTTGGCTGGCGGAGCCATCCATTGTGCTGCTTGCCTTGTTTGTGCCAATTATTTGGCAATATGCCGGGTTTTATATTCTCATATATTATGCTGCGTTGAAAAATATTCCAGAGTCGCTTATGGAAGCCGCTCGTATCGATGGTGCTAATCCATGGCAGATTGCTACTCGGATCAAACTGCCCCTGATGAGCGAGGTCATTAAGGTAACTATCGTTTTGTCCGTGGTCGGTTCTCTGAAGTATTTTGATCTGATTTATGTAATGACGGACGGAGGACCTAACGGAGCCAGTGAAGTTATGGCCTCCTACATGTACCATAAAGCATTCCGCAGCTTTGACTTCGGATATGGCAGTGCGATCGGATTTTTCCTACTGCTGGTTTGTCTCGTGGCAACCTACCTGATCCGCAAGGCTACAGCCTCGAAAGAGACCATTCAATATTCATAAAGCATAGGAAGGAGGAACATATATGAAAGTTGCTGCTGCACCGGGCTATAACCCTGGAAGAGTAAATGAACGCAAGATTCTACAGGGAACAGGGTACACCTTAATGTATTTGGGGCTTATTCTTGTAGCCCTTGTACAAATATTCCCACTCGTTTGGCTGTTGATTTTTTCATTAAAAAACAATCAGGAAATATTCAATATGGCGCCCTTTTCTATACCTGCTCACCCCCATTGGGAGAATTATGTAAATGTATGGACGAACGGAAATATCGCACAGTATTTTGTTAACAGTGTGTTGATAACGGCAATTGCCTTAGCTCTAACGGTTCTTCTGGCAAGCTTCGTTACGTATGCGGTAACGCGTATGAGATGGAAGGGCAGATCTTTTGTACTCGGGTTGTTTATGGTGGGTCTGATGATTCCGGTCCATTCAACACTAATCCCTTTGTTCAGCTTGTTCCTGAAGCTGCATTTAACAGACAGTCCAATCTCAATCATCCTATCGTATGTGGCATTCAATTTACCTACGACCATCATGATTTTACTTGGATTTTATTATGCGCTCCCGAAGGAAGTTGAAGAAGCGGCCATCATTGACGGCTGCTCCGTCAACACGATGTTCTTCCGGATCATCCTGCCGATGACCTCTTCGGTATTGGCTACCACCGCCATCATTAACATGATATATAACTGGAACGAATTCATCTTCGTGAACACCTTTATCAGCTCGGATAAGTACAAAACCCTAACGGTAGGTGTACAGAATTTTATCGGACAGTATACTACAGACTGGGGTGCAATCGGCGCTACCCTGATGATCAGCATTCTGCCGATCCTTATTGTCTTCCTGCTATTGAGTGACCGGATTGTGGAAGGGATTGCGGCCGGCTCTGTTAAAGGATAAGCGAGGCAATTAAAAAGCTGTATTTATAAAGGCTGTTCCTGGGGTCCTCATGGACTTTAGGAACAGCCTTTTGTATGGATAAGCTTAACCGGTGACAGGAGTCGAATTATTCTTGTCCTCGGCAGGATCATATTTGACAAGGGCATGTTTCTCCCATGCCCTGCTTCGCCAACGGAAGTACATGATAATGGC harbors:
- a CDS encoding cold-shock protein yields the protein MQTGTVKWFNADKGFGFIEVEGGSDVFVHFSAITGDGFKSLDEGQRVEFNVTQGARGPQAENVVKL
- a CDS encoding cold-shock protein, with the protein product MYFRKKSLEDIPTEDTTIWSCTQECCTGWMRDNFAFEYVPTCWQCNSPMTRSMKILPLLVNKNFDMKAIKKGITIN
- a CDS encoding sensor histidine kinase, translated to MNTLRNQIFIGFLLVMLIIIGVAGVFVYEKVSYLLKNNTERHIHQTAIQASGRLDALIGQIDSLTAQVANHTTVQQLLLRQIDGKSVTFNQRQSLLQVVSSYQAYMPSVGSLELYTSDYQLLFPIREGSLSTRIDSRYIEEANKQKGRLVWIGIDPNDDQSLLAIRQVSLMNRWFSRGGYLIARIQRSYFQLDDPLAGAINGESILLANNEGQLLGTGPSPNVDLTPLLNSVDQTVNFMDKEYVTVKQLSEKTNWTLLVLTPVSYVTEGLSVLRTVLLVSGGIGTLLFLIMSFVLSTMITRPIINLIRAMRKSRLGVLTPNPVTASTMELRELNNTYNGMVSNMNDLIRVVYEKEVLQSRTELKALQAQINPHFLFNTLEAFNWSLEEKGEEELAGLMVAMSRMFRYIIVNPNKEEWVTIGEEMDQVKRYLQIMEMRLGSRLSWNIEMTSQEALVPVPKLLIQPIVENAILHGVESSIGEGSITIRVSPSARKGWTRVSVEDNGPGMDAEKLSALYDTLEGGPSISTKGTGVGLINVQKRLKLYYEGEGIKLAGLHIDSTPFEGTVFTFEIPNTGGYTYEIEHKNDSDRG
- a CDS encoding response regulator — translated: MKLNIKTILIVDDEPRTRQGIKQTLEVWAAGSYRIETANNGVEALELLQHEVIHLLITDVRMPEVSGLDLIRSLNRHARRPQIIVISGYAEFQYVQQALQLGAVNYLLKPLDKKELLEVVVEALKREEEQQRHEKLEKLVDHKLAELDPGNNMSIGEPVREALLYLEQHLHETLTMADMAQRLHLNASYFSVLFKDQVGLPFSEYLSRLRVQRAKELLVHTRLSVGEIAEKVGYQTDKYFIKVFKTQEDLSPSRYRQQMTGTSDEIQ
- a CDS encoding extracellular solute-binding protein, whose protein sequence is MSKNKVTQGLLLTLVLMLVLAGCGGKNNNATNAANGGNTPATDATAEQKVTINMMHLWPAGVSAQQNKLVNQIIDQYQTDHPNVTIKEEVLDNEQYKNKLKVLSASNELPDVGITWAAGFMEPYVKGGLFAPIDDIKDGALLKDKFVAGTTEAYAIDGKTYALPIELNISPIYYNKAIFEKYNLQAPTTYTEFKEVVKTLSENGIAPIALGNKDRWTGSLWYMYLADRIAGNDTLKNAIAGSGTFDDPGLVQAATEIQTLVEMNGFNKGFNGLSNDEGKAEFMNEKAGMYLMGTWELPNFTTNPDIPQEFKDKVGFFKFPTVENGKGNINSWVGGPGVGLFVAENSKVKEEAKAFMEYFVSKWGEDSVTTAGVIPATKVDTTKTELPQLYVDLLNELNNASSITLFADVQMKPSAAQVHLDMIQALFGKAVTPEQFATKHKEAIEKGN
- a CDS encoding carbohydrate ABC transporter permease: MEKVMSNKLVIALYVLPSLLLIMGIIYMPIVLTGYYGLNEWNGIGKMTFIGLENYKHLIQDSTFWSSAFHSFELALFSGISLIGYLLIALVLSGKIKGANLLRKIYLIPMLLSSVAIAQLWMKIYHPTNGVLNTLLMSLGVDNPPAWLAEPSIVLLALFVPIIWQYAGFYILIYYAALKNIPESLMEAARIDGANPWQIATRIKLPLMSEVIKVTIVLSVVGSLKYFDLIYVMTDGGPNGASEVMASYMYHKAFRSFDFGYGSAIGFFLLLVCLVATYLIRKATASKETIQYS
- a CDS encoding carbohydrate ABC transporter permease → MKVAAAPGYNPGRVNERKILQGTGYTLMYLGLILVALVQIFPLVWLLIFSLKNNQEIFNMAPFSIPAHPHWENYVNVWTNGNIAQYFVNSVLITAIALALTVLLASFVTYAVTRMRWKGRSFVLGLFMVGLMIPVHSTLIPLFSLFLKLHLTDSPISIILSYVAFNLPTTIMILLGFYYALPKEVEEAAIIDGCSVNTMFFRIILPMTSSVLATTAIINMIYNWNEFIFVNTFISSDKYKTLTVGVQNFIGQYTTDWGAIGATLMISILPILIVFLLLSDRIVEGIAAGSVKG